The following proteins are co-located in the Dietzia timorensis genome:
- a CDS encoding Ku protein yields the protein MRAIWKGEITFGLVNVPVKLYGATRSHDVSLHQVHDKDHGRIRYERRCDVCGRQIDYEHIEKAYDDGDKTVVLSDDDLESIPESENDEIDVVQFVPDDQIDPILLGTAYYLEPVGRSAKSYTLLRRTLVDSDRTAVVRFTLRTKTRLGVLRHRDSLLMLQTLRWPQDLRDAGFSPKQSRVTSKELDMASALVEQFSGDFDPDQYTDEYQEELQRLIDTKLESDEAVDTEKTFGEESSDSESSSGSGRSSDKVVSLMDALERSVKRKREAEKSGRSGKSDKSPSSNKSTKKSSA from the coding sequence ATGCGCGCAATATGGAAAGGCGAGATCACATTCGGACTCGTCAACGTGCCCGTAAAACTCTATGGTGCGACCCGCTCGCATGATGTTTCGCTACATCAGGTACATGACAAGGACCACGGGCGCATTCGCTATGAACGGCGGTGCGACGTATGCGGCCGCCAAATCGACTATGAACATATCGAGAAGGCCTACGACGACGGCGACAAAACCGTCGTGCTATCGGATGACGATTTGGAGTCGATCCCTGAGTCGGAGAACGACGAAATCGACGTCGTTCAGTTCGTACCGGACGATCAAATCGATCCGATCCTTCTCGGCACTGCTTATTACCTCGAACCCGTTGGACGCTCCGCGAAATCGTACACGCTGTTGCGCCGAACGCTGGTGGACTCCGATCGAACGGCGGTCGTCCGTTTCACGCTCCGCACCAAGACGCGTTTGGGCGTGCTCCGGCATCGGGACTCGCTCTTGATGCTGCAGACACTCCGATGGCCCCAGGACCTTCGCGACGCGGGATTCTCGCCGAAGCAATCAAGGGTGACGAGTAAAGAACTCGATATGGCCAGCGCATTGGTAGAGCAGTTCAGCGGCGACTTCGACCCGGACCAATATACGGATGAGTACCAAGAAGAGCTTCAGCGATTGATCGATACCAAGCTCGAATCCGACGAGGCGGTCGACACCGAAAAAACGTTTGGCGAAGAGAGTTCCGACTCTGAGTCCTCGTCCGGGTCCGGTCGATCGAGCGATAAAGTCGTCAGCCTGATGGACGCGCTCGAACGCAGCGTCAAGCGCAAGCGCGAGGCCGAAAAATCGGGCAGATCCGGCAAGTCAGACAAATCCCCTTCGTCCAACAAGTCGACTAAGAAGTCATCCGCATAG
- the ctaD gene encoding cytochrome c oxidase subunit I produces the protein MSITLPESQELTASTGTSGFGRPGSSVWKLLTTTDHKMLGLMYIVTCFILFFIGGLMALLVRAELFLPGMQFLSNEQFNQMFTMHGTVMLLFFGTPIVIGFGNYIVPLHIGAPDVAFPRLNALGYWLFAFGAVLLLAGFVTPGGAAAFGWTIYAPLSDSAHSPQVGADLWIMGVSVGGIGTILGAVNLLTTIICMRAPGMVFFRMPIFTWNILVTAVMILFAFPLLTAALMGVFVDRNFGGHLFDAANGGAIMWQHLFWFFGHPEVYILAIPFFGVVSEVFPVFSRKPLFGYAGLVFATLGIGVLSMAVWAHHMFATGAVLLPFFSFMSFLIAVPTGVKFFNWIGTMWRGKLTFETPMLFALGFAVTFLFGGLTGVMMASAPIDFHLHDTYFIVAHFHYTLFGTIVFSVFAGTYFWFPKMTGRMLDDRLGKWHFWLMFVGFHTTFLVQHWLGNQGMPRRYADYLETDNFTVLNQVSTVGALLLGVAMLPFMWNVIKSWRYGEVVTVDDPWGAGNSLEWATSCPPPRHNFTELPRIRSERPAFELHYPHMSERMRTENHTGAEKRQAT, from the coding sequence ATGTCCATCACCCTTCCGGAATCACAAGAGTTAACGGCTTCTACCGGGACCAGCGGTTTCGGGCGCCCCGGGTCCTCCGTCTGGAAGCTGCTCACCACAACCGATCACAAGATGCTCGGGCTGATGTACATCGTCACCTGCTTCATCCTGTTCTTCATCGGCGGGCTGATGGCGCTACTCGTACGTGCCGAGCTATTCCTGCCGGGAATGCAATTTTTATCAAACGAGCAGTTCAACCAGATGTTCACGATGCATGGCACCGTCATGCTCCTCTTTTTCGGCACGCCGATAGTAATCGGTTTCGGCAACTACATCGTCCCGTTGCACATCGGCGCTCCCGACGTCGCATTTCCACGACTCAACGCTCTCGGGTACTGGCTTTTCGCATTCGGAGCAGTGCTTCTTCTCGCTGGCTTCGTCACCCCCGGCGGGGCGGCAGCCTTTGGCTGGACGATTTACGCACCATTGTCGGATAGCGCCCATTCGCCACAGGTCGGCGCAGACCTGTGGATCATGGGCGTATCCGTAGGCGGTATCGGCACCATCCTAGGAGCGGTCAATTTGTTGACCACGATCATTTGTATGCGTGCGCCGGGCATGGTCTTCTTCCGGATGCCGATATTCACGTGGAATATCCTCGTCACTGCCGTCATGATTTTGTTTGCCTTTCCCCTCCTCACTGCGGCGTTGATGGGGGTGTTCGTCGATCGTAATTTCGGTGGCCACCTGTTCGACGCGGCAAACGGTGGCGCCATTATGTGGCAACATCTTTTCTGGTTCTTCGGTCATCCCGAGGTCTATATCCTCGCGATCCCGTTCTTCGGGGTGGTGTCCGAGGTCTTCCCTGTCTTCTCGCGTAAGCCGTTGTTCGGTTATGCCGGCCTGGTTTTCGCGACTCTCGGCATCGGCGTCTTGTCGATGGCTGTGTGGGCACACCACATGTTCGCCACGGGCGCGGTCCTACTCCCGTTCTTCTCGTTTATGAGTTTCCTCATCGCAGTGCCGACAGGGGTCAAGTTTTTCAACTGGATCGGAACGATGTGGCGCGGCAAACTCACCTTCGAGACGCCGATGCTGTTTGCGCTCGGCTTCGCGGTCACTTTCCTCTTCGGCGGATTGACCGGGGTGATGATGGCATCCGCGCCGATCGACTTTCACCTTCACGACACATATTTCATCGTCGCCCATTTTCACTACACGCTATTCGGCACCATCGTGTTCTCGGTTTTCGCCGGAACGTACTTCTGGTTTCCCAAGATGACCGGCCGGATGCTCGACGACCGGCTCGGCAAGTGGCACTTTTGGCTCATGTTCGTTGGTTTCCACACGACATTCCTCGTCCAGCATTGGCTGGGAAACCAAGGCATGCCCCGTCGATACGCCGACTATCTGGAGACCGATAATTTCACAGTTCTGAACCAGGTTTCGACAGTCGGCGCGCTCTTACTCGGCGTCGCCATGTTGCCGTTCATGTGGAACGTCATCAAGAGCTGGCGTTACGGAGAGGTAGTTACCGTCGATGATCCGTGGGGCGCCGGAAACTCACTTGAGTGGGCTACCAGTTGTCCCCCGCCTCGCCACAATTTCACTGAGCTCCCCCGCATTCGGTCCGAGCGGCCGGCGTTCGAATTGCATTACCCGCACATGAGCGAGCGCATGCGCACCGAAAACCACACCGGTGCCGAAAAGCGGCAGGCGACCTAG
- a CDS encoding DUF5701 family protein, which translates to MNGQTLPTIVEQVDALVRKGLPALASMGEDEFRKLASGLGNARGGIVAVHPSLVPAASLAPLLERAGRPGFVVEDMTDLAEFAPIAGVEIPDAPLYVLAEPQRGDDMRNWSPDEALPEITARGRTPLTVSEGICWLLAEPAQLEPNHCFMTIASRKPKARQPKSQKGVALDARTPALWISGGTGQDGAERKGAPKVGWCWAGNRHTWLGFASVARRTS; encoded by the coding sequence ATGAACGGACAAACGCTGCCCACCATCGTCGAACAGGTCGATGCTCTGGTCCGGAAGGGACTGCCCGCGCTGGCCTCCATGGGGGAAGACGAGTTTCGCAAACTCGCCTCCGGGCTGGGTAATGCGCGTGGAGGGATCGTCGCCGTCCATCCCTCGCTCGTGCCCGCCGCGTCGCTAGCTCCGCTGCTCGAGCGCGCTGGCCGGCCGGGGTTCGTTGTCGAGGACATGACCGACCTCGCCGAATTCGCGCCGATCGCCGGCGTCGAAATTCCGGACGCGCCGTTATACGTTCTCGCAGAGCCGCAGCGCGGCGACGACATGCGCAATTGGAGTCCGGACGAGGCGTTGCCGGAAATCACCGCTCGCGGGCGCACGCCGCTCACGGTCTCCGAGGGGATCTGTTGGCTGCTCGCCGAACCGGCTCAATTGGAGCCCAACCACTGCTTCATGACCATCGCCTCGCGCAAACCCAAGGCCCGGCAACCGAAATCGCAAAAGGGCGTTGCCCTCGACGCGCGGACGCCGGCGCTGTGGATCAGCGGCGGTACCGGACAGGACGGCGCCGAGCGTAAGGGCGCCCCGAAGGTCGGCTGGTGCTGGGCCGGCAACCGGCACACGTGGCTCGGCTTCGCGTCCGTAGCTAGGCGGACAAGCTAG
- a CDS encoding MBL fold metallo-hydrolase yields the protein MLAARQRHFGLSNVDKDTGEVNPRKIILSWFGVSGFAMAFRGTVVLLDAWVPRGMISGYVPTSPGELAQLRPEAIFIGHGHFDHAGDAAEIAAASGAVVVGTEQQCEQIQGQARHGQYVRTRPVGDAADAPGTRNDVNIAGIDLSVMAHIHSAPKRPDREDPAKPLVTLPGARSLIRFRPSMKDVRHLCSHLRDPAGGTLLYQFRGGDTSITWHDSSGPIPENAPQLADDLRTLPDTTVEIGAVQGFNQYANGLRDPRLYMEALRPRVFVPTHHDNWLPTITTRGSAYRRPLTREIENLGPDAPRLRFLSDPEDYVKPELLTF from the coding sequence ATGTTGGCGGCGAGGCAGCGCCACTTCGGGTTGTCCAACGTCGACAAGGACACCGGCGAGGTGAACCCGCGCAAGATCATTCTCTCGTGGTTCGGGGTAAGCGGTTTCGCGATGGCTTTCCGCGGAACTGTCGTCCTGCTCGACGCGTGGGTGCCGCGCGGAATGATTTCCGGGTACGTTCCCACCTCGCCCGGCGAACTGGCCCAGTTACGACCGGAGGCGATTTTTATCGGCCACGGCCATTTCGACCACGCCGGCGATGCCGCCGAGATCGCGGCGGCGTCTGGGGCCGTCGTCGTGGGCACGGAGCAACAGTGCGAACAGATCCAGGGCCAAGCTCGGCATGGACAATATGTCCGCACGCGACCAGTCGGAGATGCGGCAGATGCCCCCGGCACTCGAAATGACGTGAACATCGCCGGAATCGACCTCAGCGTGATGGCGCACATTCACAGTGCACCCAAGCGCCCCGACCGCGAGGATCCGGCCAAGCCGCTCGTGACCTTGCCAGGTGCGCGCTCCCTGATCCGGTTTCGCCCCTCGATGAAGGACGTGCGGCATCTCTGTTCGCACTTGCGCGATCCCGCAGGCGGCACATTGCTTTACCAGTTTCGTGGCGGCGATACGTCCATCACGTGGCACGATAGCTCGGGCCCCATTCCCGAAAATGCCCCGCAGTTGGCTGATGACCTTAGGACGCTGCCGGACACGACGGTGGAAATCGGGGCTGTGCAAGGATTCAATCAGTACGCCAATGGTCTGCGTGACCCGCGCCTCTACATGGAAGCGCTACGTCCCCGCGTGTTCGTGCCGACCCACCACGACAATTGGCTGCCGACAATCACCACGCGTGGATCCGCCTACCGGAGACCGTTGACAAGAGAGATCGAGAATCTCGGTCCTGATGCGCCCCGCTTGCGGTTCCTCAGTGACCCCGAGGACTACGTGAAACCCGAACTTCTGACATTCTGA
- a CDS encoding esterase/lipase family protein produces the protein MDNSVWCDGNVNPTSGKKTVLLVHGVGFDARDSWSWGYQRALTKDGFAVCTVQVGNFGRGEAAQGAEYVVNAIREARERAGQNISVIGHSAGPPLALWAMKYWPDVAESVDDMIGLAGAIKGTIFADAVCVVDKCPALAWQLSRDSNFVNALNDQRVNPDIDVTSLFSLTDEGIQPAREVSSYDGGTNIAIQDHCRPWLVGHVGMLYDGAGYKLALDALNHPGPADPARVPDLCGNPILPEFDALGFAKSGIEGAGKYLGIIGEPFIGAEPALPAYAAG, from the coding sequence TTGGACAATTCGGTGTGGTGCGACGGCAACGTGAACCCGACCTCGGGCAAGAAGACGGTCCTGCTTGTCCACGGCGTCGGCTTCGACGCAAGGGACTCATGGAGCTGGGGCTACCAGCGAGCTCTCACCAAAGACGGGTTCGCGGTCTGCACCGTACAGGTAGGCAATTTCGGACGAGGTGAGGCCGCCCAGGGTGCCGAGTACGTGGTCAACGCCATCCGCGAAGCTCGGGAGCGGGCAGGGCAGAACATCTCCGTCATCGGGCACAGCGCCGGACCTCCGCTCGCGCTGTGGGCGATGAAGTACTGGCCCGATGTGGCCGAGTCGGTCGACGACATGATCGGGCTTGCCGGAGCGATCAAGGGCACCATCTTTGCCGATGCCGTCTGCGTGGTGGACAAGTGCCCTGCGCTCGCGTGGCAGCTCTCCCGCGACTCCAATTTCGTCAACGCGCTCAACGACCAAAGGGTTAACCCCGATATCGACGTCACCTCGCTCTTCAGCCTCACCGACGAAGGCATCCAACCGGCGCGTGAGGTAAGCAGTTACGACGGCGGCACCAACATCGCCATCCAGGACCACTGCCGGCCCTGGCTGGTCGGGCACGTCGGGATGCTCTACGACGGGGCCGGCTACAAGCTTGCGCTGGATGCATTGAACCACCCCGGTCCAGCAGACCCAGCGCGGGTGCCGGACTTGTGCGGCAACCCGATCCTGCCGGAATTCGACGCCCTTGGATTCGCCAAGTCCGGTATCGAAGGTGCCGGCAAATACCTGGGCATCATCGGAGAGCCATTCATCGGTGCCGAGCCTGCACTGCCTGCATACGCCGCCGGCTGA
- the sigJ gene encoding RNA polymerase sigma factor SigJ, giving the protein MDDDGHAQVFGEHRAALFRAAYGILGSVADSEDAVQETWLRWREKELDAIERPRSYLLTAVTRTALNIVRSAERRRESYVGPWLPEPMSTGEGADPPHSVEVAEDVSLAMLVVLESLSPLERAVFVLREVFDSSYADIACALDKSEASVRQLVHRARSHVRERAPRYPVDPDAQFRVAEMFLEVARGTVAVDELLGALSPDIVLTTDAGGHASAARRPISGASKVVRFTAGILSKPDTQALEWQIAEVNGAPALVGHLGGAVDTVVWFEIDGDRVTRVDMVRNPEKLAHVRV; this is encoded by the coding sequence ATGGACGATGACGGCCACGCGCAGGTGTTCGGTGAGCATCGCGCGGCGCTCTTTCGCGCCGCTTACGGGATCCTCGGTTCGGTCGCCGACAGCGAGGACGCCGTACAGGAGACGTGGCTGCGCTGGCGGGAGAAGGAGCTCGATGCGATCGAGCGGCCGCGATCGTACCTGCTCACCGCAGTGACGCGGACCGCGCTGAATATCGTGCGCTCGGCCGAGCGTCGGCGCGAGTCGTACGTCGGTCCGTGGCTACCCGAGCCGATGTCGACCGGAGAAGGCGCGGACCCTCCGCACAGTGTCGAAGTGGCCGAGGACGTTTCGCTGGCGATGCTGGTTGTGCTCGAGTCGTTGTCCCCGCTCGAGCGGGCCGTGTTCGTGCTGCGCGAGGTGTTCGATTCGTCGTACGCGGACATCGCTTGCGCCCTGGACAAATCCGAGGCGTCGGTGCGGCAGCTGGTACACCGTGCTCGCTCTCACGTGCGGGAACGCGCTCCCAGGTATCCCGTCGATCCCGACGCGCAGTTTCGCGTCGCCGAGATGTTCCTCGAGGTCGCGAGGGGCACGGTCGCGGTCGACGAATTGTTGGGAGCGCTGTCCCCGGACATTGTTCTCACGACTGACGCCGGAGGCCACGCCTCTGCCGCGCGACGACCGATTTCCGGTGCATCGAAGGTGGTTCGCTTTACCGCCGGGATCCTCTCCAAGCCGGACACGCAGGCGCTTGAATGGCAGATTGCCGAGGTCAACGGTGCCCCGGCCCTTGTCGGGCATCTCGGCGGTGCGGTCGACACGGTCGTGTGGTTCGAGATCGATGGCGACAGGGTCACCAGGGTGGACATGGTCCGCAACCCGGAGAAGCTCGCGCACGTGCGCGTGTGA
- a CDS encoding carboxymuconolactone decarboxylase family protein translates to MDKVQAVSGSTDRAWIPLGASSLLERCAEWASTKIYGKVLDPLAVSFHHKGALASSLALEATASRWKALPTTMSTLAILAVSREIGCSWCMDFGYWEANHRGVPAEKIRGIAEWEASAVYTPLERKVIAYAVAATATPSAVTREMVDELREELTDRQIVELAALVSLENYRSRTNAGLGLSSQGFKDTCEIG, encoded by the coding sequence ATGGACAAGGTGCAGGCGGTAAGCGGCAGCACTGATCGTGCGTGGATCCCGCTGGGCGCGAGCAGCCTGCTCGAGAGATGTGCGGAGTGGGCGTCGACAAAGATCTACGGCAAGGTGCTCGACCCGCTGGCGGTGTCCTTCCACCACAAGGGCGCGCTGGCGAGTTCACTCGCGTTGGAGGCGACCGCCTCGCGGTGGAAGGCGCTGCCGACGACGATGAGCACGCTGGCGATACTCGCGGTGAGTCGGGAGATCGGCTGCTCGTGGTGCATGGACTTCGGCTACTGGGAGGCCAACCACAGGGGAGTGCCGGCAGAGAAGATCCGCGGCATCGCGGAATGGGAGGCAAGTGCCGTCTATACGCCGCTCGAGCGAAAGGTGATCGCATACGCGGTCGCCGCGACGGCGACGCCCTCCGCCGTCACACGCGAGATGGTCGACGAACTTCGGGAGGAGTTGACCGACCGGCAGATCGTGGAACTTGCTGCGCTTGTTTCGCTGGAGAATTACCGTAGCAGGACAAACGCGGGACTCGGGCTGTCGAGTCAGGGCTTCAAGGACACCTGCGAGATCGGATGA
- a CDS encoding ABC transporter ATP-binding protein, with the protein MNEPSLHARGGALRLAGTITRGEFTLAVDISVEPGEIVALSGPNGVGKTTVLRFLAGLGGTLDPDGTYTLGGEDMTHLPPEHRRLAVVFQEPRLVPHMTAETNVSFAATLSGIPRADAHRRAAELLDELGLPPNKHTLKPTKLSGGQRGRVAIARALAAQSPRLRLLDEPLAAIDAPSRGPLRDVLARHLADSDAPTILVTHDPTDVKALATRDIPLG; encoded by the coding sequence ATGAACGAACCCTCGTTGCACGCTCGCGGCGGCGCCCTCCGCCTCGCCGGCACCATCACCCGTGGAGAGTTCACCCTCGCCGTCGACATCTCCGTCGAACCCGGCGAAATCGTCGCGCTGTCCGGACCTAACGGCGTCGGAAAAACGACAGTCCTGCGCTTCCTCGCCGGCCTCGGCGGCACCCTCGACCCCGACGGCACCTACACCCTCGGCGGCGAGGACATGACCCACCTGCCGCCAGAGCATCGCCGCCTGGCCGTCGTCTTCCAAGAGCCTCGGCTCGTTCCACATATGACGGCGGAGACCAATGTCTCCTTTGCCGCCACACTCTCCGGCATTCCCCGCGCCGACGCACACCGACGGGCCGCCGAGCTCCTCGACGAACTCGGCCTTCCGCCGAACAAACACACACTCAAACCGACGAAGCTGTCCGGCGGGCAACGCGGACGGGTGGCCATCGCCCGAGCCCTCGCCGCGCAATCCCCGCGCCTGCGTCTACTCGACGAGCCGCTCGCGGCCATCGATGCACCCAGCCGCGGCCCGCTGCGTGACGTCCTCGCCCGCCACCTCGCGGACTCGGACGCGCCCACGATCCTCGTCACCCACGACCCCACCGACGTCAAAGCACTCGCGACCCGCGACATCCCGCTCGGCTGA
- the modB gene encoding molybdate ABC transporter permease subunit → MRSRARAGGAALRIAGWIGVAILVAPLLALVILTPLGRLSELTSDGAVWDAIRLSLLCAVCATAACAVIGTPIAALLAGPDFRGKRVVRALVTVPMLMPPVVGGAALLALLGRRGVAGEPLFDAFGFSIPFTTAAVVIAQAYVALPFFVMSVEGALLSRDRDVEEAVSAFGADPATVFRKVTLPAVFPGIGAGAVLAAARALGEFGATVTFAGNLQGVTRTMPSEIYLALQTDPDRANILSIFLIVVSLAVLIVLRGRWADRVGVS, encoded by the coding sequence GTGCGCTCTCGCGCACGAGCGGGCGGGGCAGCGCTGCGCATCGCCGGCTGGATCGGCGTCGCCATACTCGTCGCCCCGCTGCTCGCGCTCGTCATCCTCACCCCGCTCGGTCGCCTGTCCGAGCTCACCTCCGACGGCGCGGTGTGGGACGCGATCAGGCTCTCGCTCCTGTGCGCCGTCTGCGCGACGGCGGCGTGCGCCGTCATAGGTACTCCCATTGCGGCACTGCTCGCCGGCCCCGATTTCCGAGGCAAACGTGTAGTCCGCGCGCTGGTCACGGTGCCGATGCTCATGCCCCCTGTCGTCGGCGGCGCCGCATTGCTTGCTCTGCTCGGTCGGCGCGGCGTGGCCGGCGAGCCGCTGTTCGACGCGTTCGGTTTCTCCATTCCCTTCACGACGGCGGCGGTGGTGATCGCGCAGGCCTACGTCGCGCTCCCGTTCTTCGTCATGAGCGTCGAGGGCGCGCTGCTGTCCCGCGACCGCGATGTCGAAGAGGCCGTCTCCGCCTTCGGCGCCGACCCGGCAACCGTATTCCGCAAGGTCACGCTCCCCGCAGTGTTCCCGGGCATCGGCGCAGGCGCGGTCCTCGCCGCCGCCCGCGCTCTCGGCGAATTCGGCGCGACCGTCACGTTCGCCGGCAATCTCCAGGGAGTCACCCGCACGATGCCCTCGGAGATCTACCTCGCGCTCCAGACCGATCCCGATCGCGCGAACATCCTGTCGATCTTCCTCATCGTCGTCTCGCTCGCCGTGCTCATCGTGCTGCGCGGCCGCTGGGCGGACAGGGTGGGGGTGTCATGA
- the modA gene encoding molybdate ABC transporter substrate-binding protein, whose amino-acid sequence MTSSLIRSSTRAATFRRAGAALAATAVLAAGCSTDSDSGSGADSEQSQVTIRIGAAASLSDVLPQLIEKFNETNPDVQVEFEPAGSPTLVSQLIGGAPYNLVMLASEASLEPATKAGVVTGEAIFARNVPQIAVPADNPAHIDGLDDFAGEDVRVALCEVEVPCGAAAKKVIDADGVQFEPVTRENDVTAVLTRVRTGEVDAGIVYRTDVASARGEVEGIDVPDAEAATTSYPVAQSTADDGDEAADSAAGKFQDFLLTPEAQSILAQAGFLAPEGN is encoded by the coding sequence GTGACCAGCTCGCTCATCCGTTCCTCCACCCGTGCGGCGACCTTCCGCCGCGCAGGCGCAGCCCTCGCCGCCACCGCGGTTCTCGCCGCCGGATGCTCGACCGATTCCGATTCCGGTTCCGGTGCGGACTCGGAGCAGTCACAGGTCACCATCCGAATCGGCGCCGCGGCCTCGCTCTCCGATGTTCTCCCGCAGCTCATCGAGAAATTCAACGAGACCAACCCCGATGTGCAGGTCGAGTTCGAGCCCGCCGGTTCGCCGACGCTCGTGTCCCAGCTCATCGGCGGCGCCCCGTACAACCTCGTCATGCTCGCGAGCGAGGCCTCGCTGGAACCGGCGACCAAAGCCGGCGTCGTCACAGGCGAAGCGATATTCGCCCGCAACGTCCCGCAGATCGCGGTGCCCGCCGACAACCCGGCGCACATCGACGGGCTCGACGACTTCGCGGGCGAAGACGTCCGCGTCGCGTTGTGCGAGGTCGAGGTGCCGTGCGGCGCGGCAGCGAAGAAGGTCATCGACGCGGACGGGGTCCAGTTCGAGCCCGTCACCCGCGAGAACGATGTCACCGCGGTGCTCACCCGCGTGCGCACCGGCGAGGTCGACGCGGGCATCGTCTACCGCACCGACGTCGCCTCCGCGCGCGGCGAAGTGGAGGGCATCGACGTGCCCGACGCCGAGGCCGCGACCACGAGCTACCCCGTCGCCCAGTCGACCGCCGACGACGGCGACGAGGCAGCCGACTCGGCCGCCGGAAAGTTCCAGGACTTCCTCCTCACACCCGAGGCACAGAGCATTCTCGCCCAGGCCGGATTCCTCGCGCCCGAGGGCAACTAG
- a CDS encoding MoaD/ThiS family protein — protein sequence MAELVTQAVEVEYFAWAADTVGTESETLQVAGGTLAGVREAIVSTHGEKAVELLDACRFFVDEVLTRDLSRPHGRKVDVLPPFTGG from the coding sequence GTGGCTGAGCTCGTCACGCAGGCCGTCGAGGTCGAATATTTCGCCTGGGCCGCCGACACGGTCGGCACCGAAAGCGAGACGCTGCAGGTCGCCGGGGGTACGCTGGCTGGAGTCCGCGAGGCCATCGTGAGCACCCACGGCGAGAAGGCCGTCGAACTCCTCGACGCGTGCCGCTTCTTCGTCGACGAGGTCCTCACCCGCGACCTCTCCCGCCCGCACGGCCGCAAGGTCGACGTGCTCCCGCCCTTCACCGGAGGCTAA
- the moaA gene encoding GTP 3',8-cyclase MoaA: MLLDTFGRVARDLRVSLTEKCNLRCTYCMPAEGLPLVPADRLMTSEEVIRLVDLAIRDLGIAEVRFTGGEPLLRRDLEHIVARCHELHPAVPLAITTNALGLAKRADALAAAGLTRVNISLDTVDRATFERVTRRDRVDASIAGVRAAKAAGLGPVKVNAVAMRETLAGAPELLQFCMDEGAELRFIEQMPLEAEQTWQRGAMVTADELLAVLSEHFELTPVGRDDPAAPAERWQVDGGAHTVGIIASVTRQFCAACDRTRVTAEGTVRPCLFGDDETDLLTPLRAGASDEEIGELWKQAMWGKWAGHGGLTDDRPRAKRTMGGIGG; the protein is encoded by the coding sequence ATGCTCCTCGACACGTTCGGACGCGTGGCGCGCGACCTTCGCGTCTCGCTGACCGAAAAATGCAACCTACGCTGCACGTATTGCATGCCTGCCGAAGGTTTGCCGCTGGTCCCCGCGGACCGGCTTATGACGTCGGAGGAAGTCATCCGCCTCGTCGACCTCGCTATCCGCGATCTCGGCATCGCCGAGGTGCGCTTCACCGGTGGCGAGCCGCTGCTGCGCCGCGACCTCGAACACATCGTCGCGAGGTGCCACGAGCTGCACCCGGCGGTCCCGCTCGCGATCACGACCAACGCGCTCGGCCTGGCCAAGCGCGCGGACGCGCTCGCCGCCGCGGGGCTCACGCGGGTCAACATCTCCCTCGACACCGTGGACCGGGCGACCTTCGAGCGCGTCACCCGCCGCGACCGCGTCGATGCCTCGATCGCCGGGGTGCGCGCGGCGAAGGCCGCCGGGCTAGGCCCGGTCAAGGTCAACGCGGTGGCGATGCGCGAGACTCTCGCCGGTGCGCCGGAGCTGCTGCAATTCTGCATGGACGAGGGCGCCGAGCTGCGTTTTATCGAGCAGATGCCGCTCGAGGCGGAGCAGACGTGGCAGCGCGGCGCGATGGTCACCGCGGACGAGCTGCTCGCGGTCCTGTCCGAACACTTCGAGCTCACCCCTGTCGGGCGCGACGATCCTGCGGCGCCCGCGGAGCGTTGGCAGGTCGATGGCGGCGCCCACACCGTCGGTATCATCGCGTCGGTCACCCGGCAGTTCTGCGCCGCTTGTGACCGCACACGCGTCACGGCGGAGGGGACCGTTCGGCCGTGCCTGTTCGGGGACGACGAAACCGACTTGCTCACGCCACTGCGCGCCGGCGCGAGCGACGAGGAGATTGGCGAGCTCTGGAAACAGGCGATGTGGGGCAAGTGGGCCGGACACGGCGGGCTCACCGACGACCGCCCCCGCGCCAAGCGGACGATGGGAGGGATCGGTGGCTGA